One Actinomadura viridis genomic region harbors:
- a CDS encoding SDR family NAD(P)-dependent oxidoreductase, translating to MTPTADPPRGTTETRTADVCVVGAGPGGLALALELARRGVSVIVVERTARFERSFRGESISPDSVWLLDRLGVLGTIRDRIPIRPTRRFEIVDGGDRVLSVDFARLAARFASRHRFPVELPQPVLLNALADAATARPGCVLLRRTTAAELLQRDGRIAGVRCQGPDGTVEVRAALTVGADGRYSRIRTLAGLSGRKVPLDRDVLWCRLPLPPGWDPHTVRVRIRGDEHALLLPTHPDMIRVGLNIPKGGYRTIRAEGIEAVRSRLAALAPELAGDLEERLTDWSQVGLLDIFTTIVPTWHRPGLVLIGDAAHTLSPVLGQGVNHAIIDAVTLAPLVARALDGPPGAAGTAARLTAASERFQRLREPAVRRARRLQMRQERAFALGGPALVRARRGLYRLIDRTPPLKRRIWQGTYYTLRQTGGPPDASPDRSPNASPKAARRAGGPPGKDGTMPHSIDGRRVLLTGASSGIGRALARALAARGAVLALAARSEEPLSRLADEVERAGGRRPAVLVTDLSVRGAAEDLARRAREALGGVDVLINNAGVGVSGYQWAVGDRDEGREVFETNFWSPLALVRALLPEMRRRGDGTVVMVTSMMQYRSWPGLGHYSASKAALALATETLRLELADCGVRVLEVTPGPVDTPILAEVRHAPGSEYVLKNLPVVRAEDVAAATVRALERGRARLVYPRKLTVAVYLPALVRAKALRLVRRAGAGIDRTDERVLRSGSAGDPVARAAREAWAREHPPASAVPARRKDPA from the coding sequence ATGACCCCGACGGCCGATCCGCCCCGCGGCACCACCGAGACCCGCACCGCCGACGTCTGCGTCGTCGGTGCCGGTCCGGGCGGCCTGGCCCTGGCACTGGAGCTGGCGCGGCGCGGCGTGAGCGTCATCGTGGTGGAGCGGACCGCGCGGTTCGAGCGTTCGTTCCGCGGCGAGTCGATCTCACCGGACTCGGTCTGGCTGCTGGACCGGCTGGGCGTGCTCGGCACGATCCGCGACCGGATCCCGATCCGGCCGACCCGCCGGTTCGAGATCGTGGACGGCGGCGACCGGGTCCTCAGCGTCGACTTCGCCCGCCTCGCGGCGCGGTTCGCGAGCCGGCACCGGTTCCCGGTCGAGCTGCCGCAGCCCGTCCTGCTGAACGCGCTCGCCGACGCCGCCACCGCCCGCCCCGGCTGCGTCCTGCTGCGCCGCACCACGGCCGCCGAGCTGCTCCAGCGGGACGGCCGGATCGCCGGGGTGCGCTGCCAGGGACCGGACGGCACCGTGGAGGTGCGGGCGGCGCTGACCGTGGGCGCCGACGGCCGCTACAGCCGGATCCGCACGCTGGCGGGGCTCAGCGGCCGGAAGGTGCCGCTCGACCGGGACGTGCTGTGGTGCAGACTGCCGCTGCCGCCCGGCTGGGACCCCCACACCGTGCGGGTACGGATCCGCGGCGACGAGCACGCCCTGCTGCTGCCGACCCACCCGGACATGATCCGGGTCGGGCTGAACATTCCCAAGGGCGGCTACCGGACGATCCGGGCGGAGGGCATCGAGGCCGTGCGGTCCCGGCTCGCCGCGCTGGCGCCGGAGCTGGCCGGGGACCTGGAGGAGCGGCTGACCGACTGGTCCCAGGTCGGCCTGCTGGACATCTTCACCACGATCGTGCCCACCTGGCACCGTCCCGGGCTCGTCCTGATCGGCGACGCGGCGCACACCCTGTCGCCGGTGCTGGGGCAGGGCGTCAACCACGCGATCATCGACGCGGTCACGCTCGCCCCGCTGGTCGCCCGGGCACTGGACGGCCCTCCCGGCGCGGCGGGCACGGCGGCCCGGCTCACCGCGGCGTCCGAACGCTTCCAGCGGCTCCGGGAACCGGCCGTCCGCCGGGCCCGGCGGCTGCAGATGCGGCAGGAACGGGCCTTCGCGCTCGGCGGTCCCGCGCTGGTCCGGGCCCGGCGCGGCCTCTACCGCCTCATCGACCGCACCCCGCCGCTCAAGCGCCGGATCTGGCAGGGCACCTACTACACCCTCCGGCAGACCGGCGGGCCACCGGACGCATCACCGGACAGGTCACCGAACGCATCACCGAAAGCAGCGCGGCGGGCCGGCGGCCCGCCGGGGAAGGACGGCACCATGCCGCACTCGATCGACGGCCGCCGGGTTCTCCTCACCGGCGCGTCCAGCGGGATCGGCCGGGCACTGGCCCGCGCGCTGGCCGCCAGGGGCGCCGTCCTGGCACTGGCCGCGCGCAGCGAGGAGCCGCTGTCGCGCCTCGCCGACGAGGTGGAACGGGCGGGCGGGCGGCGCCCGGCCGTCCTGGTGACCGACCTGTCGGTCCGCGGCGCCGCCGAGGACCTGGCCCGGCGGGCGCGGGAGGCGCTCGGCGGCGTGGACGTCCTGATCAACAACGCCGGGGTCGGGGTCAGCGGCTACCAGTGGGCGGTCGGGGACCGGGACGAGGGCCGCGAGGTCTTCGAGACCAACTTCTGGAGCCCGCTGGCGCTCGTCCGGGCGCTGCTCCCGGAGATGCGGCGGCGCGGCGACGGCACCGTGGTCATGGTCACCTCGATGATGCAGTACCGCAGCTGGCCCGGGCTCGGCCACTACTCCGCGTCCAAGGCGGCGCTGGCCCTGGCCACCGAGACCCTGAGGCTCGAACTGGCCGACTGCGGCGTGCGCGTCCTGGAGGTGACGCCGGGACCGGTGGACACCCCGATCCTGGCGGAGGTGCGGCACGCGCCCGGATCGGAGTACGTCCTGAAGAACCTGCCCGTGGTGCGCGCCGAGGACGTCGCCGCCGCCACCGTCCGGGCGCTGGAACGCGGCCGGGCCCGGCTGGTCTACCCGCGCAAGCTGACCGTGGCCGTCTACCTGCCCGCCCTGGTCAGGGCCAAGGCGCTGCGGCTGGTACGGAGAGCGGGCGCCGGGATCGACCGGACCGACGAGCGCGTGCTGCGGTCCGGTTCGGCGGGCGACCCGGTGGCGCGGGCGGCCCGCGAAGCGTGGGCACGCGAGCACCCGCCCGCCTCCGCCGTGCCGGCGCGGCGGAAGGACCCCGCGTGA
- a CDS encoding 3-oxoacyl-ACP synthase III family protein, which yields MTAPVPGVLAPVPGILAAASALPGDPVDNAALAARFGLDAAWIETFVGTRTRYFAADLATGERTHTLADLCAEAARRALDGAGTGAADIDFVVLATATPDRLMPATVNIVAERLGVDRVPTYQLQSGCAGAVQAFDVARMLLKEPSHRTGLVLGGDVCVKHLPLHRDVRGLPPRELVNLMVFADGAGAAVLTSARAAGRLAVPKVLNQLTGLGRRPGQTIEWYGAADLDGADRDGPPVPASEDYKAIESEVPDLAVELMWDLLSELGWAAEDVGHLLPPQLSGRMTGAITARLRDDVKAAREISCVARTGNNGNALPFLQLERLLEEIAQGGRALCLTVESSKWIKGGLALERE from the coding sequence GTGACCGCGCCGGTCCCGGGCGTCCTCGCGCCGGTCCCCGGCATCCTCGCGGCGGCGTCCGCGCTGCCCGGCGACCCGGTCGACAACGCGGCGCTGGCCGCGCGGTTCGGGCTCGACGCCGCGTGGATCGAGACGTTCGTCGGCACCCGCACCCGGTATTTCGCCGCCGACCTGGCCACCGGTGAGCGCACCCACACCCTGGCCGACCTCTGCGCCGAGGCCGCCCGGCGGGCGCTGGACGGGGCCGGGACAGGGGCCGCCGACATCGACTTCGTCGTCCTGGCCACGGCCACGCCGGACCGGTTGATGCCCGCGACGGTCAACATCGTCGCCGAACGGCTCGGCGTCGACCGGGTGCCGACCTACCAGCTGCAGTCCGGCTGCGCGGGGGCTGTCCAGGCGTTCGACGTCGCCCGCATGCTGCTGAAGGAGCCGTCGCACCGGACCGGGCTGGTCCTGGGCGGCGACGTGTGCGTGAAGCACCTGCCCCTGCACCGGGACGTGCGCGGGCTCCCGCCGCGCGAGCTGGTCAACCTCATGGTCTTCGCCGACGGCGCGGGCGCGGCCGTGCTGACGTCCGCGCGGGCCGCGGGCCGGCTCGCCGTGCCGAAGGTCCTCAACCAGCTCACCGGCCTCGGCCGGCGGCCCGGCCAGACCATCGAGTGGTACGGCGCGGCCGACCTGGACGGCGCGGACCGCGACGGTCCGCCCGTGCCCGCCTCCGAGGACTACAAGGCCATCGAGAGCGAGGTCCCCGACCTCGCGGTGGAGCTGATGTGGGACCTGCTGAGCGAGCTGGGCTGGGCGGCCGAGGACGTCGGCCACCTGCTGCCGCCGCAGCTGTCGGGCCGCATGACCGGCGCCATCACGGCCCGGCTGCGCGACGACGTCAAGGCGGCCCGGGAGATCAGCTGCGTCGCCCGGACCGGCAACAACGGCAACGCCCTGCCGTTCCTGCAGCTGGAGCGGCTGCTGGAGGAGATCGCCCAGGGCGGGCGCGCGCTGTGCCTGACCGTGGAGTCCAGCAAGTGGATCAAGGGCGGGCTCGCCCTGGAGCGGGAGTGA
- a CDS encoding HAD-IIIC family phosphatase — MERPDDDARQVVEELDRLAGDGGLAGAYDRLPALLAGLPAEHAAAAGHRLAGVDPAEVAAAHPRIPRVRVTVTGNFTLTPLAAPLTAEIARHGLLPDVAVRPYGRYVTDLSDPDGGLYARDAEVTLCVLDGHAVVDELPLPWDAADLERALAAKLEQLRGLVAAYRAHGRGTLVLNTLPLLRRFTHQLIDHRSRARAGAAWRSFNAALLELGAGRPGVLVVDTDPLVAETGPALDARLSAYAGAHFSAGLLAAYCREVGHLIRGLRGRARKCLVLDLDGTLWGGVLADDGPAGVVVGGPSRGAAYRSFQRVVRQLGAQGVLLAVSSKNDPEEVARALREHPDMVVRERDFVAVEASGRPKPEALADIADRLGLGPEGLVFVDDHPSECGMARALLPSVAVVPVPGDPALHVERLLAGDWFAVPHTTAEDAARTGRYRTEERRRALRASLPSAGEYREALASRAELFRAGSADHARIAQLTLRTNRFNLTTARMTEAEVRAFAERPGTLVLAARAADRFGDHGLVGCAFARRDGGTLEIVNLLLSCRVFSRGIETACLAALLAHARGTGLAAVRGRYRPSPRNAPVRDFYPRHGFTPAGLDGDTELYRHDLTGPLPEAEHLSVTVELDKECERRGARAPVR; from the coding sequence ATGGAACGCCCGGACGACGACGCCCGCCAGGTGGTCGAGGAACTCGACCGGCTGGCGGGGGACGGCGGGCTGGCGGGCGCCTACGACCGGCTGCCCGCCCTGCTGGCCGGGCTGCCCGCCGAGCACGCCGCCGCGGCCGGGCACCGGCTGGCCGGGGTGGACCCCGCCGAGGTCGCCGCGGCGCATCCGCGGATCCCGCGGGTCCGGGTGACGGTCACCGGGAACTTCACCCTGACCCCGCTGGCCGCGCCGCTGACCGCCGAGATCGCCCGGCACGGGCTGCTCCCCGACGTCGCCGTCCGCCCGTACGGCCGGTACGTGACCGACCTGTCCGACCCGGACGGCGGCCTGTACGCGCGGGACGCCGAGGTGACGCTGTGCGTCCTGGACGGGCACGCGGTCGTCGACGAGCTGCCCCTGCCCTGGGACGCCGCCGACCTCGAACGGGCCCTGGCGGCGAAGCTGGAGCAGCTCCGCGGCCTGGTGGCCGCTTACCGCGCCCACGGCCGCGGCACGCTCGTGCTCAACACGCTGCCGCTGCTGCGACGGTTCACGCACCAGCTGATCGACCACCGGTCGCGGGCCCGCGCCGGCGCGGCGTGGCGCTCGTTCAACGCCGCCCTCCTCGAACTGGGCGCCGGCCGGCCCGGCGTCCTGGTGGTGGACACCGATCCGCTCGTGGCCGAGACGGGGCCCGCGCTGGACGCGCGGCTGAGCGCGTACGCCGGGGCGCACTTCTCGGCGGGCCTGCTCGCCGCGTACTGCCGCGAGGTCGGGCACCTGATCCGGGGGCTGCGCGGCCGGGCGAGGAAATGCCTGGTCCTGGACCTGGACGGGACGCTGTGGGGCGGGGTCCTCGCCGACGACGGGCCGGCCGGCGTGGTGGTCGGCGGCCCCTCCCGCGGCGCCGCGTACCGCTCCTTCCAGCGCGTCGTCCGGCAGCTCGGCGCGCAGGGCGTGCTGCTCGCGGTGAGCAGCAAGAACGACCCGGAGGAGGTGGCGCGGGCGCTCCGCGAGCATCCGGACATGGTCGTGCGCGAGCGCGACTTCGTCGCGGTGGAGGCGTCCGGGCGGCCCAAGCCCGAGGCCCTCGCGGACATCGCCGACCGCCTCGGCCTGGGGCCGGAGGGCCTGGTCTTCGTCGACGACCACCCCTCCGAATGCGGGATGGCGCGGGCGCTGCTGCCCTCGGTCGCCGTCGTCCCCGTCCCCGGCGACCCCGCGCTGCACGTCGAACGGCTCCTGGCCGGCGACTGGTTCGCGGTGCCGCACACCACCGCGGAGGACGCGGCCCGCACCGGCCGGTACCGGACGGAGGAGCGCCGCCGCGCGCTGCGGGCGTCCCTGCCCTCCGCGGGCGAGTACCGGGAGGCGCTGGCGAGCCGGGCCGAGCTGTTCCGCGCGGGCTCCGCCGACCACGCCAGGATCGCGCAGCTGACACTGCGGACCAACCGGTTCAACCTGACCACGGCGCGGATGACCGAGGCGGAGGTCCGCGCGTTCGCGGAGCGGCCGGGCACGCTCGTCCTCGCCGCGCGGGCGGCGGACCGGTTCGGGGACCACGGCCTGGTCGGGTGCGCCTTCGCGCGGCGGGACGGGGGCACGCTGGAGATCGTCAACCTGCTGCTGAGCTGCCGGGTGTTCTCCCGCGGCATCGAGACGGCGTGCCTGGCCGCGCTGCTGGCGCACGCCCGCGGCACGGGGCTGGCCGCCGTCCGCGGCAGGTACCGGCCGAGCCCGCGCAACGCGCCGGTCCGCGACTTCTACCCGCGGCACGGCTTCACGCCCGCCGGGCTCGACGGGGACACCGAGCTCTACCGCCACGACCTCACCGGCCCTCTGCCCGAGGCGGAGCACCTCAGCGTGACCGTGGAACTCGACAAGGAATGCGAAAGGAGGGGCGCGCGTGCACCGGTTCGATGA